A genomic window from Punica granatum isolate Tunisia-2019 chromosome 2, ASM765513v2, whole genome shotgun sequence includes:
- the LOC116197081 gene encoding uncharacterized protein LOC116197081, with protein sequence MCIGLTSKLPAPNSPCYDGSENEEVPAVVCPHRNRQLSRQMSMSETPRDAIWERRRRQQVLRKEHRRKSTTGDNSSDSDITDEDLSELKACIELGFGFKEEKGQELCNTLPALDLYFAVNRQLSSSPRSTLQGHMSPWSSPSLSPSNLPSPSGSTTSEPETWKICSPGEDPQQVKIKLRHWAQAVACSLMQSY encoded by the exons ATGTGCATTGGATTGACGTCGAAACTGCCTGCCCCGAACTCTCCGTGCTACGATGGCTCAGAGAATGAGGAGGTGCCCGCGGTGGTGTGCCCACACAGGAACAGACAATTGTCCAGGCAGATGTCCATGTCGGAGACGCCGCGTGATGCCATATGGGAGAGGCGTAGACGGCAGCAGGTCCTTCGGAAGGAACACAGGAGGAAAAGCACTACCGGTGACAATAGCTCGGACAGTGACATCACAGACGAGGATCTGAGCGAGCTTAAGGCGTGCATTGAGCTGGGGTTCGGGTttaaggaagagaaggggcaAGAACTCTGCAACACCTTGCCGGCATTGGATCTATACTTCGCCGTGAACCGGCAATTATCTTCAAGTCCTAGGTCAACCCTCCAAGGCCACATGAGCCCGTGGTCATCCCCGTCCCTGTCCCCTAGCAACCTACCATCACCCTCCGGTAGCACCACAAGCGAACCCGAGACATGGAAGATATGTAGCCCCG GGGAAGATCCTCAGCAAGTGAAGATCAAGTTGAGGCACTGGGCTCAAGCTGTCGCCTGCTCCCTGATGCAATCttactaa